A section of the Castanea sativa cultivar Marrone di Chiusa Pesio chromosome 12, ASM4071231v1 genome encodes:
- the LOC142618473 gene encoding anthocyanidin 5,3-O-glucosyltransferase-like, protein MENAIVLYPFPGRGHLVSMVELGKLILKHNPSFNITILIFNKPNTSTNSTAPKYVASSTTQYITAVNSTTPSINFHHLPPISEVPSTPSLIAQAFLIPRLNNLNLHQALKAISQTSKLKAFIFDFFCDAAFEVATNLDIPTYYFFPSGASALALFLYIPTLHKKVEKSLKDLGDMLLDIPGLPPIPASDMPGGISDRTTQRYEYFLNTATHTAKSNGIFVNTFDSLEKKAIKAILDGLCVLDGLTPPIFCIGPLISSSNQDGDEHECLKWLNSQPSRSVVFLSFGSMGLFSGKQLREMAVGLENSGQRFLWVVRNPPPNNEERPNLDELFPKGFLERTKDRGFVVKQWAPQVEVLSHDSVGGFVTHCGWNSVLEAISVGMPMVAWPLYAEQRLNRVFLVEEMKVALGLKEMEDGFVSAEELEKRLRELFESKSGRDVRESVLGFRDEAMIAQKEGGSSHVALTKLAQLLEQT, encoded by the coding sequence ATGGAAAATGCCATAGTTCTATACCCTTTTCCAGGCAGAGGTCATCTAGTCTCCATGGTCGAGCTTGGCAAGCTCATACTCAAACATAACCCTTCTTTCAACATCACAATCCTTATCTTTAACAAACCAAACACAAGTACCAACTCCACCGCACCCAAATATGTAGCCAGCTCTACCACCCAATACATCACCGCTGTCAATTCCACCACTCCATCTATCAACTTTCACCACCTCCCACCAATCTCCGAGGTCCCATCCACTCCTTCCCTTATAGCACAAGCCTTCCTAATCCCACGCCTCAACAACCTCAATCTCCACCAAGCCCTCAAAGCAATTTCCCAAACCTCTAAACTCAAAGCTTTTATCTTTGATTTCTTCTGTGATGCTGCTTTCGAAGTGGCCACAAACCTTGACATCCCCACTTACTATTTCTTCCCCTCTGGCGCAAGCGCTCTAGCTTTGTTTCTATACATACCCACCTTGCataaaaaagtggaaaaaagcTTGAAAGATCTCGGTGATATGCTTCTTGACATTCCTGGCTTACCGCCTATCCCAGCTTCGGACATGCCAGGAGGTATATCAGATCGTACTACTCAACGGTATGAATATTTCTTAAACACAGCAACCCACACGGCCAAATCAAATGGGATTTTTGTAAACACGTTCGACTCGCTTGAAAAAAAAGCTATCAAGGCAATATTGGATGGACTATGTGTCCTAGATGGATTAACTCCCCCAATATTTTGTATTGGACCATTGATATCAAGCAGCAATCAAGATGGAGATGAGCACGAGTGTTTGAAATGGCTAAACTCCCAACCGAGTCGAAGTGTTGTGTTTCTATCTTTTGGAAGCATGGGATTGTTTTCAGGGAAACAGTTGAGAGAAATGGCGGTGGGGTTAGAGAATAGTGGCCAAAGGTTCTTGTGGGTGGTAAGAAATCCACCGCCAAATAATGAGGAACGGCCAAACTTGGATGAATTATTTCCAAAGGGTTTCTTGGAAAGAACCAAGGATAGGGGGTTTGTAGTGAAACAATGGGCTCCACAGGTGGAAGTGCTGAGTCATGACTCGGTGGGTGGGTTCGTAACTCACTGTGGGTGGAACTCGGTGCTTGAAGCAATTAGTGTTGGTATGCCAATGGTTGCGTGGCCTTTGTATGCAGAGCAAAGGTTGAACAGGGTGTTTTTGGTGGAGGAAATGAAGGTGGCATTGGGTTTAAAGGAGATGGAAGATGGGTTTGTGAGTGCAGAAGAGTTGGAAAAGCGACTGAGGGAGTTATTTGAGTCCAAATCTGGGAgagatgtgagagagagtgttttGGGCTTCAGAGACGAAGCTATGATAGCCCAGAAAGAAGGTGGCTCCTCCCATGTTGCATTAACCAAATTGGCCCAATTGTTGGAGCAAACCTGA